Proteins encoded by one window of Cryptococcus gattii WM276 chromosome K, complete sequence:
- a CDS encoding Hypothetical protein (Similar to TIGR gene model, INSD accession AAW46116.1; CNK00710): protein MSNNNQEDNPFAGFNMAQLNQLNPALFASLANQMGMNTQAGPSQPQNQAQQPAMGNLRNVPPQLLQQLQQQQQRQQSGQPPSQASINDTLQNIMLPTFNRLQGQNNQQMQQERLQAANNPAIQAQVAAQQVKARQAAQAVQAAQAQAHAQAQAQAQAQVQAQTQQQNLGIGVQGMAGIQGMGGLPGMGGVVGFAGLGQNQTQQPNQPNQVQRNQNQFSLHSNQQDFGLNQSAQLQNNNTNVQQGNIGQGQNGQFNLGVNMGMMGDDSNQNQNQNQPPPPQPAPSNPAPQISPEVQEFMRTRSDIASAVFKKHGNPQAALEDLQRIVGMLKSQNQSQVQTGNNMGVPGVPVGINGQMFNQRVAPGQIQPAQNQGQSQQVGHQRVPSNGNFELPGSQFANTLSQLEALQQVKERQQRSGLKTPQMAQSSALPMTSPQMGNTANSLNPPFNLTLANQPSNAQNPLQNRQTPRMANNIPTLPSGPAAPRPPQGSNPIQPGARPPPNQVIATWPLDKLIGASSNLSKKIIESEAAHGNIIQPGKPSAMGLGVPGRTAAEQAAKFQLLVMIAEIKRRAVPVPDDALNVAASLLPVANAKEQILQMEHSQLSEVARATMSQISRQAQAQAQAAQAQVQNQQSQPGQVPGQQGSQGTLNAQQMARFLQQQQQQQQQSQQQQQNQQQAMRGSQANPIELVTPTMANAQLPHFPTPSQSSVTMAHSASQAPQSNQSSQPLQANPNTTPQLSQATSQSNTGSAGPDVSDIPEESFYGYLRQMMAKNGITSGIPTIEGRQVNLYKLFQMVIKNNGSAHIDPMRWTFVAGQLGFATEPTQPGQPPVSSMQVAQQVRHIYISLLQPMEDAYMAMKRNKMAQANMRRTGMPPGPGSTPGQVPGQVRPPMNVAGPSITPTLAASQNQSQSQNQPLSEQQRRFLEAAKNAGAGNVGTGAGLGEAWQGQTQQNAGQAGPSQSIQPPIQQHGGQQTATTTPQRLELSAQKILEFIRMQESLIRNGLEKQPNTDVNPDIYRNELRTILPIAKEAESRLPIYLLMISDGGSVEPQSVLTIINMCTTPSYAALLAERNRFIFNLADFPRLRAGLSQFLSKAQATYRALAEKPVGQAKLKSMVSAVQNAKGLIAQKDREKQAQTAPSAAPASAAAAGSGLGLNLGSTQGVTGVGLDVQQMVQQAHNHAATQLQSGQNQQQQQQQPPPQPQTLLPPPALPKDSPSNLQEAIRHKGLRVEDLKPPPAKRQKSKGSPATPANAQVPTPESAKTPANTAVVGMQGTPGESPREKKATKRKRQPSSATAAGTDKPAKQTKAEAAKAKKAAVAAAAAVAVPATVPEDPVNALGIQLAAEEAATRAEIAQHKSFFDDQRALASAAAAWDDEKKIGGEDAMTLFTKIFEAHQAGIQADMVQTDPAAQSTSTTASHMPPVISGGDPNDQDLFDTYFDATLFSLAADLPTPDLVIEATPQEVDGESPESVKTVGSTAGQAAPGKDVKSCSKEERGKEEGTRIILGSPGSMAYNGGIEW from the exons ATGAGCAACAACAACCAAGAGGACAACCCTTTTGCTGGCTTCAACATGGCACAGTTGAACCAGCTCAATCCTGCATTGTTCGCTTCTCTAGCGAATCAAATGGGAATGAATACCCAAGCCGGTCCATCCCAGCCACAGAATCAAGCCCAGCAGCCGGCAATGGGAAATCTCAGAAACGTCCCCCCTCAGTTATTACAGCAATtacaacaacaacagcagcgGCAACAATCCGGCCAACCTCCATCCCAGGCATCTATCAACGACACTTTGCAAAACATCATGCTGCCTACCTTTAATCGCCTTCAAGGCCAGAACAATCAACAAATGCAACAAGAAAGACTACAAGCGGCAAATAACCCTGCCATCCAGGCCCAGGTTGCCGCACAACAAGTAAAGGCACGGCAAGCCGCCCAGGCTGTTCAGGCAGCACAAGCCCAGGCTCATGCCCAGGCGCAAGCTCAAGCTCAGGCTCAAGTTCAAGCCCAAACCCAGCAGCAAAATTTGGGAATAGGTGTTCAAGGCATGGCAGGGATTCAAGGCATGGGAGGACTACCAGGGATGGGAGGGGTAGTGGGTTTTGCTGGATTGGGACAGAACCAAACACAGCAGCCAAATCAGCCGAATCAAGTACAACGAAACCAAAACCAGTTTTCACTACATTCGAACCAACAGGACTTTGGCCTCAATCAATCAGCACAACTTCAGAATAACAACACGAATGTCCAACAAGGGAACATAGGTCAAGGTCAGAACGGTCAGTTCAACCTGGGGGTGAACATGGGAATGATGGGTGATGATTCG AACCAGAATCAGAATCAGAACCAGCCCCCTCCGCCACAACCGGCGCCATCCAATCCTGCGCCTCAAATCAGTCCCGAAGTCCAGGAGTTCATGCGCACTCGGTCGGACATTGCCTCCGCTGTTTTCAAGAAACACGGGAACCCCCAGGCTGCGTTGGAAGATCTCCAAAGGATTGTTGGGATGTTGAAGAGTCAAAACCAATCTCAAGTTCAGACTGGGAATAATATGGGTGTACCTGGTGTTCCAGTCGGTATTAACGGGCAGATGTTCAACCAGAGAGTTGCACCGGGACAAATTCAACCTGCGCAGAATCAAGGCCAAAGCCAACAGGTTGGTCACCAAAGAGTTCCTTCTAATGGCAATTTTGAGCTTCCTGGGTCGCAATTCGCCAACACCTTGAGCCAGCTTGAGGCT CTACAACAGGTCAAGGAAAGACAACAGCGCTCAGGATTGAAGACTCCTCAAATGGCCCAAAGCAGCGCTCTCCCGATGACTTCTCCCCAAATGGGCAATACTGCTAATAGCCTCAACCCTCCGTTTAACTTGACTCTAGCCAATCAACCTAGTAATGCTCAAAATCCTCTTCAAAACAGGCAAACCCCTCGGATGGCGAACAACATCCCTACTCTTCCTTCTGGTCCTGCTGCTCCTCGGCCACCGCAAGGATCAAACCCTATTCAACCAGGTGCTCGACCACCGCCTAATCAGGTGATCGCGACTTGGCCACTCGATAAGCTTATCGGTGCATCTTCGAATCTCAGTAAGAAGATAATTGAATCAGAAGCAGCTCACGGAAATATCATTCAGCCAGGGAAGCCTTCAGCTATGGGTTTGGGTGTGCCCGGCAGAACAGCTGCAGAGCAAGCAGCCAAGTTCCAGTTGTTGGTCATGATTGCTGAGATCAAGAGGCGAGCTGTGCCCGTCCCGGACGATGCGCTGAACGTTGCTGCTAGTTT ACTACCTGTGGCAAACGCGAAAGAACAAATTTTGCAGATGGAGCATAGCCAGCTCAGCGAAGTTGCCAGAGCGACTATGAGCCAAATCTCTCGCCAAGCTCAAGCGCAAGCGCAAGCAGCCCAGGCTCAAGTTCAAAATCAACAGTCTCAGCCAGGACAGGTGCCCGGTCAGCAGGGGTCGCAAGGGACTTTAAATGCTCAGCAGATGGCTCGTTTTttgcagcagcagcaacaacagcagcagcaaagtcaacagcaacaacaaaaCCAGCAGCAAGCCATGCGAGGCTCACAAGCTAACCCCATAGAACTTGTTACTCCGACCATGGCCAACGCTCAGCTTCCGCATTTCCCTACTCCTAGCCAGAGTTCAGTGACGATGGCCCATTCCGCCTCTCAAGCCCCTCAGTCTAACCAGTCCTCACAACCTCTGCAGGCGAATCCTAACACTACTCCTCAACTGTCTCAAGCTACGTCACAGTCCAACACAGGATCAGCAGGTCCAGATGTCAGCGACATTCCGGAGGAGAGTTTCTATGGTTATTTGAGACAAATGATGGCTAAGAACGGCATAACGAGTGGGATACCGACTATTGAAGGACGACAAGTCAACCTGTACAAGTTATTCCAAATGGTGATCAAGAATAACGGGTCTGCCCAT ATTGATCCCATGCGCTGGACGTTTGTTGCTGGCCAACTTGGGTTTGCCACTGAGCCCACTCAACCTGGTCAACCGCCTGTTTCCAGCATGCAAGTAGCTCAACAAGTACGCCACATCTACATTAGTCTTCTTCAACCAATGGAAGATGCCTATATGGCGATGAAGCGAAACAAGATGGCTCAAGCAAATATGAGAAGGACAGGTATGCCACCTGGTCCAGGCTCAACCCCCGGACAGGTGCCGGGTCAAGTGAGGCCACCGATGAACGTCGCTGGTCCTAGTATCACACCAACACTGGCAGCATCTCAGAATCAAAGCCAAAGCCAAAACCAGCCTTTATCAGAACAGCAAAGGAGGTTTTTGGAAGCGGCCAAGAACGCTGGTGCCGGAAATGTAGGTACCGGTGCTGGGCTTGGAGAGGCGTGGCAGGGTCAGACGCAGCAAAATGCTGGTCAAGCCGGCCCCTCTCAATCAATTCAGCCTCCAATTCAGCAGCATGGGGGCCAGCAGACTGCAACAACAACTCCTCAGAGGCTGGAGCTCTCTGCGCAGAAAATCTTAGAATTTATTAGGATGCAAGAGTCGCTCATCCGGAACGGGCTTG AAAAACAACCTAATACCGATGTCAATCCCGACATTTATCGGAACGAGCTTCGCACCATTCTTCCAATTGCAAAAGAAGCAGAATCGAGATTGCCTATCTACTTATTGATGATTTCGGATGGCGGATCTGTTGAGCCCCAGTCTGTGTTAACGATAATCAACATG TGTACCACGCCGTCTTATGCAGCGCTCCTCGCTGAGCGTAATCGGTTTATCTTCAATCTCGCCGATTTCCCTCGTCTTCGTGCCGGTCTTAGCCAGTTCCTCTCGAAAGCTCAAGCTACCTATCGCGCGTTGGCTGAAAAGCCTGTTGGTCAAGCGAAGCTGAAGAGCATGGTGTCAGCTGTTCAGAATGCAAAGGGATTGATTGCCCAGAAAGATCGAGAGAAGCAGGCCCAAACAGCTCCGAGTGCCGCTCCAGCGAGTGCGGCTGCTGCGGGGTCTGGTCTGGGCCTTAACCTTGGTAGTACCCAAGGGGTAACTGGCGTTGGGCTTGACGTTCAACAGATGGTTCAGCAGGCTCATAATCACGCTGCCACTCAGCTTCAGTCTGGTCAAAatcagcaacagcaacagcaacagccgcctcctcaacctcaaaCTCTTCTCCCACCGCCTGCCCTTCCTAAAGACAGCCCCTCCAATCTCCAAGAGGCTATTCGACACAAAGGCCTGCGAGTCGAAGACCTCAAGCCACCACCGGCCAAACGCCAGAAGAGCAAGGGTTCTCCTGCCACACCTGCAAATGCTCAAGTACCAACGCCAGAGTCTGCAAAAACGCCGGCCAACACTGCTGTTGTTGGAATGCAAGGGACACCAGGGGAAAGTCcaagggaaaagaaggcCACGAAGCGGAAGAGGCAACCATCCTCTGCCACAGCAGCTGGCACGGATAAGCCAGCCAAGCAGACGAAGGCGGAGGCTGCCAAGGCAAAGAAAGCTGCTGTCGCAGCCGCTGCGGCAGTCGCTGTCCCCGCCACGGTACCAGAAGATCCTGTTAATGCCCTCGGTATCCAGCTTGCTGCAGAGGAAGCTGCTACTAGGGCAGAGATTGCACAGCACAAATCTTTCTTTGATGACCAAAGAGCTCTGGCCAGCGCTGCAGCCGCTTGGGATGATGAGAAAAAGATCGGAGGGGAAGACGCGATGACTCTCTTCACAAAGATATTTGAGGCGCATCAGGCAGGCATTCAGGCGGATATGGTTCAAACAGATCCAGCTGCCCAGTCGACGTCCACGACAGCGAGTCACATGCCGCCAGTAATCAGCGGGGGTGACCCCAATGATCAAGATTTATTCGACACCTACTTTGATGCGACTCTGTTCAGTCTTGCGGCCGACCTTCCTACACCCGATCTTGTCATCGAGGCAACCCCTCAGGAAGTGGATGGCGAGAGCCCAGAAAGTGTAAAAACAGTTGGAAGCACCGCTGGACAGGCAGCACCAGGCAAAGATGTGAAATCGTGTTCTAAAGAGGAGAGGGGGAAAGAGGAGGGCACAAGAATAATATTAGGGAGCCCTGGAAGTATGGCCTATAACGGAGGCATTGAATGGTGA